One part of the Gloeocapsopsis sp. IPPAS B-1203 genome encodes these proteins:
- a CDS encoding SDR family oxidoreductase: MFLVTGATGQIGRRVVRLLRQQELPVRAFVRLNSRYGELEHRGAEIFIGDLRQEKDIQKACQGVQYIISTHGSDGDPLALDYRANIELIDHALAQQGRHFVFISVLGADRGYEDAPTFKAKRAVEQYLQSSGLNYTIFRPAGLSSNLLSLAERFRQTRMYLLIGDPKNRTSIVSTDDLAQMVVNSISVFGAKNQVLSVGGPEILHREDIPRIFGRVFNQEPIIINSPLLVVDGLRTVLGLLNPSVQKTLGTFRTLLANEFFCTHDEIAHLESVFNLKLETLESFLRRYLAV; this comes from the coding sequence GATTGCTGCGACAACAAGAACTACCCGTACGTGCTTTTGTCCGCCTCAATTCTCGCTACGGTGAGTTAGAACACCGAGGTGCAGAAATTTTTATTGGTGACTTGCGCCAAGAAAAAGATATTCAAAAAGCTTGTCAAGGAGTGCAGTACATCATCAGCACTCATGGTTCAGATGGCGATCCTCTGGCGCTTGATTATCGTGCCAATATTGAGTTGATTGATCATGCCCTAGCACAACAAGGAAGGCATTTTGTGTTTATTTCGGTGTTAGGTGCAGATCGCGGCTACGAAGATGCTCCTACATTTAAAGCAAAACGAGCAGTAGAACAATATCTTCAAAGCAGTGGTTTAAATTATACAATTTTTCGCCCTGCTGGATTGTCCTCAAATCTGCTCTCGCTTGCAGAACGATTTCGCCAAACAAGAATGTATTTATTAATTGGCGATCCCAAAAACCGCACATCAATTGTTAGTACAGACGATTTAGCCCAAATGGTAGTAAATTCGATTTCAGTTTTTGGAGCAAAAAACCAAGTTTTATCAGTAGGAGGACCAGAAATTTTACACAGGGAAGACATTCCCCGCATTTTTGGTCGCGTTTTTAATCAAGAGCCTATTATTATTAATTCACCTTTATTAGTTGTTGATGGTTTGCGGACAGTATTAGGATTGTTAAATCCTTCAGTGCAAAAAACTCTGGGTACTTTCCGTACTTTACTTGCTAACGAGTTTTTCTGTACGCATGATGAAATTGCACACTTGGAGTCAGTATTTAATTTAAAACTAGAAACTTTGGAAAGTTTCTTAAGGCGCTATTTAGCAGTTTAA
- a CDS encoding molybdenum cofactor guanylyltransferase, producing the protein MTDNVDANLKSSKLSAIVLAGGKSSRMGKDKALILVQGVPLLQLICDIAGTLCNVVYVVTPTPENYQHLFKHYQFVREVPLLQETVGNSSSTKITLPLPHGPLVGFAQGLAVVQTEWVLLLACDLPKLQVEVLQDWARELENIPQNAIAALPRHAKGWEPLCGFYRRSCLPLLNDFIAQGGRSFQAWLAQHYVHILPVPSVEMLFNCNTPDDLAFVIDDKQS; encoded by the coding sequence ATGACGGATAATGTCGATGCCAACTTAAAATCATCGAAGCTAAGTGCAATTGTCTTAGCTGGCGGAAAAAGTTCGCGCATGGGTAAAGATAAAGCCTTGATCCTCGTTCAGGGTGTCCCGTTGTTGCAATTAATCTGTGATATTGCTGGTACTTTATGCAACGTAGTCTATGTGGTGACACCAACACCAGAAAACTATCAGCATTTATTCAAACATTACCAATTTGTTCGTGAAGTACCGCTGCTTCAAGAAACTGTAGGTAACTCGTCTTCAACCAAAATAACTTTACCGTTACCGCATGGTCCATTAGTTGGGTTTGCTCAAGGGCTTGCTGTCGTGCAAACTGAGTGGGTTTTGTTACTGGCTTGCGATTTACCAAAATTGCAAGTCGAAGTGTTACAAGACTGGGCAAGAGAACTAGAAAATATTCCTCAAAATGCGATCGCTGCTTTACCTCGTCATGCAAAAGGCTGGGAACCTTTATGTGGCTTCTACCGCCGTAGTTGTTTACCTCTGTTAAATGATTTTATTGCCCAAGGAGGGCGATCGTTTCAAGCTTGGTTAGCGCAACACTACGTCCATATCTTACCTGTACCATCAGTAGAAATGCTTTTTAACTGCAATACACCCGATGATTTAGCTTTTGTCATCGACGATAAACAGTCATAG
- a CDS encoding PH domain-containing protein yields the protein MNEVFKAPWAISLIAITTVISALLLGVILVGLLTGPRSDIAWIVAMVVIPLVILLTSVFFSIRGYAIADDTLYIQRIGWNTKIDLRNLTSADVDPQAMRNSLRKWGNGGLFSYSGKFYNRKLGNYQAYATDPSKAVVLKLRDRTIVVTPEHPERFVSQVLAISSK from the coding sequence ATGAATGAAGTATTTAAGGCGCCTTGGGCGATATCGCTTATTGCTATCACCACGGTAATTTCTGCACTGCTACTGGGAGTTATTTTAGTTGGGCTGTTGACTGGTCCTCGTAGTGATATTGCATGGATAGTGGCGATGGTTGTGATTCCTTTGGTGATTCTGTTGACGTCTGTGTTCTTTAGTATTCGTGGCTATGCGATCGCCGACGATACGCTTTATATTCAGCGCATTGGTTGGAACACCAAAATTGATTTAAGGAACTTAACTTCTGCTGATGTAGATCCACAAGCAATGCGAAACTCACTACGTAAGTGGGGAAATGGTGGGTTATTTAGTTACTCTGGAAAGTTTTACAACCGGAAATTGGGCAATTACCAAGCTTATGCGACAGACCCGAGTAAAGCAGTAGTTCTGAAGTTGCGCGATCGCACAATTGTTGTTACTCCAGAACATCCAGAAAGATTTGTATCTCAGGTTTTAGCGATATCTAGTAAATAG
- a CDS encoding CoA-acylating methylmalonate-semialdehyde dehydrogenase, translating to MSSATVLQNYINGEWCESSATTYLDVTNPATAEILAKVPIGIVADVEQAATAAAAAFNTWRRTPPGERVQYLFKLKALLEENFEDLATTITQECGKTLAESKGELQRAIENVEVACGIPILMQGYNSEDIAKGIDEILIRQPVGVAAVIAPFNFPGMIPFWFMPYAIACGNTYIIKPSEKVPLTMQKVMQLLAQTGLPKGVVNLVNGAKEVVDAILDHPAIRAISFVGSTPVARYVYSRATANGKRAQCQGGAKNPVIVLPDADMAMTTRIVADSAFGCAGQRCLAASLAVTVGEARQTFTEAIANVATTRVVGYGLDDGVQMGPVITAESQARIEQLIQQGIAEGAKPLVDGRQTKIADYPEGYFIRPTLLQNIEPTSTIAQTEVFGPVLGLIHLDTVDNAIAFVNSGQYGNMACLFTSSGAAARKFRYEAEVGNIGINIGVAAPMAFFPFSGWKESFFGDLHGQGHHAVEFFTQTKVIVERWFQDWSRQF from the coding sequence ATGAGTAGTGCCACTGTTCTCCAAAACTACATTAATGGCGAATGGTGTGAGTCTAGTGCTACTACGTATTTGGATGTAACTAACCCTGCAACAGCGGAAATACTGGCTAAGGTTCCCATAGGAATAGTAGCAGACGTAGAACAAGCAGCAACAGCAGCAGCCGCAGCATTTAACACCTGGCGTCGCACTCCACCTGGAGAACGAGTGCAGTATTTATTTAAACTTAAAGCACTGTTAGAAGAGAACTTTGAGGACTTAGCTACAACAATTACGCAAGAGTGCGGTAAAACTTTAGCAGAATCAAAAGGGGAACTGCAACGAGCAATTGAAAATGTAGAAGTTGCCTGCGGAATTCCAATTTTGATGCAAGGCTACAACTCGGAAGATATCGCGAAAGGCATTGATGAAATTTTAATTCGACAACCCGTAGGAGTCGCAGCAGTTATTGCACCGTTTAACTTTCCAGGGATGATTCCCTTTTGGTTTATGCCGTATGCGATCGCCTGCGGTAACACTTACATTATCAAGCCCTCGGAGAAAGTGCCACTAACAATGCAAAAAGTGATGCAGCTTTTGGCACAAACAGGATTACCAAAAGGCGTCGTTAATCTCGTTAATGGTGCTAAAGAAGTTGTCGATGCAATTCTCGATCATCCTGCGATTCGTGCAATTAGCTTTGTCGGTTCAACTCCGGTAGCGCGTTATGTTTACAGTCGAGCAACAGCAAATGGTAAACGCGCTCAATGTCAAGGTGGGGCTAAAAATCCGGTGATTGTATTACCTGATGCGGATATGGCAATGACAACTCGTATTGTTGCTGATAGTGCCTTTGGCTGTGCTGGACAGCGTTGTCTAGCGGCTTCTCTTGCAGTGACAGTTGGAGAAGCACGTCAAACCTTTACCGAAGCGATCGCTAATGTTGCTACGACTCGCGTTGTTGGTTACGGTTTAGATGACGGCGTACAAATGGGACCTGTAATTACAGCAGAAAGTCAAGCTAGAATAGAGCAATTGATTCAGCAGGGAATTGCCGAAGGTGCCAAGCCACTAGTTGATGGTCGGCAGACAAAAATTGCTGACTACCCTGAAGGTTATTTTATTCGCCCAACGCTACTCCAGAATATCGAGCCTACAAGTACAATCGCCCAAACTGAGGTTTTTGGTCCTGTATTAGGGTTAATTCATCTTGATACAGTTGATAATGCGATCGCCTTTGTAAACAGCGGTCAATACGGCAATATGGCGTGTTTGTTTACCTCAAGTGGCGCTGCTGCACGCAAATTTCGCTACGAAGCTGAAGTTGGCAATATTGGTATTAACATTGGCGTTGCTGCACCGATGGCTTTCTTTCCCTTTAGTGGTTGGAAGGAAAGTTTCTTTGGCGATTTGCACGGACAAGGACACCACGCCGTTGAATTTTTTACCCAAACGAAAGTTATTGTTGAGCGCTGGTTTCAAGATTGGTCAAGACAATTTTAG
- a CDS encoding DUF1499 domain-containing protein — MSTVETKSSSVFQRVLFTFIALLFVTICALGTKIAFSGEPQLFAGTRPDNIGVRAGQLAPCPSTPNCVNSQSQDAAHQIAPLTYNSTEQAAMAHLKTVLQSFHRAKAIAQSENYIYSEFTIPVVGFVDDVEFLLDKNAKVIHVRSASRLGEGDLGVNRRRVESIRTKFNESAMVDASD, encoded by the coding sequence ATGTCAACAGTTGAGACGAAATCAAGTTCTGTATTCCAACGAGTTCTTTTTACCTTCATTGCATTACTTTTCGTCACTATCTGTGCATTAGGCACAAAAATTGCCTTTTCTGGAGAACCGCAGTTGTTTGCCGGAACGCGCCCTGATAATATTGGTGTTCGTGCTGGTCAATTAGCACCCTGCCCTAGTACTCCTAATTGTGTCAATAGTCAAAGTCAGGATGCAGCACATCAAATTGCACCTTTAACTTACAACTCAACTGAGCAAGCAGCAATGGCTCACCTCAAAACAGTACTACAATCTTTTCACCGCGCCAAAGCGATCGCCCAAAGTGAAAATTACATTTATAGCGAATTTACAATTCCCGTTGTCGGATTTGTTGATGATGTCGAATTTTTGCTTGACAAAAATGCCAAAGTGATTCACGTTCGTTCAGCTTCGCGTTTAGGAGAGGGTGATTTAGGAGTCAATCGGCGTCGAGTTGAAAGTATCAGAACTAAATTCAATGAATCTGCTATGGTGGATGCTTCTGACTGA
- a CDS encoding DUF1028 domain-containing protein — MTFSIVAWDPTTQMTGVAVATKHLAVGALVPHAKATIGAIATQAQTNPLLGIWGIQLLEQRAISEGTLDEISVEDIIYLLLKDDKDRDHRQLHLVDHNGHTAAWTGKECIDWAGHFTFPYFSVAGNMLVGEQTLLAMAEAYQAKEGMEFSERLLQALEAGEAAGGDKRGRQSAAIYVVNQDVYPYLDLRVDHHNNPIAELRYLFEESRKDYYQMFRQTMPTRHPRTTEAISLNSAPWSSTKAQQHKSVSVTDAPLSA, encoded by the coding sequence ATGACATTCTCAATTGTGGCTTGGGATCCAACAACGCAAATGACAGGGGTTGCAGTCGCAACAAAGCATCTAGCAGTAGGGGCATTAGTGCCTCATGCCAAAGCAACAATTGGGGCGATCGCAACTCAAGCACAAACCAACCCGCTGTTGGGAATTTGGGGTATTCAATTACTAGAACAACGGGCAATCAGCGAAGGTACCTTAGACGAAATTTCTGTCGAAGATATTATTTATCTGTTGCTCAAAGACGACAAAGACCGCGACCATCGCCAATTACATTTAGTCGATCACAACGGTCACACTGCGGCTTGGACGGGGAAAGAGTGCATCGATTGGGCAGGACATTTTACGTTTCCCTACTTCTCTGTAGCTGGTAACATGCTTGTCGGCGAACAAACCTTGCTGGCAATGGCAGAAGCATATCAAGCAAAAGAAGGTATGGAGTTTTCCGAACGGTTACTGCAAGCTTTAGAAGCTGGGGAAGCTGCGGGTGGTGATAAACGAGGTCGTCAATCGGCAGCTATTTATGTTGTCAATCAAGATGTTTATCCTTATCTTGATTTGCGTGTCGATCATCACAATAATCCTATTGCCGAACTGCGCTATTTATTTGAAGAATCGCGTAAGGATTACTACCAAATGTTTCGGCAGACAATGCCCACACGACATCCTCGGACTACAGAAGCTATTAGTTTAAATTCTGCACCGTGGTCTTCTACTAAAGCACAACAGCACAAGAGTGTTAGCGTTACTGATGCACCGTTATCTGCTTAA